One region of Polypterus senegalus isolate Bchr_013 chromosome 11, ASM1683550v1, whole genome shotgun sequence genomic DNA includes:
- the naa40 gene encoding N-alpha-acetyltransferase 40 isoform X2 produces the protein MGRKSNKAKEKKQKRLEERAAMDAVCAKVEAANKLEDPLASFPVFKKYDRNGLNLTIECQRVSSMKPSVVEWAYDLTRNNMQTLYEQSEWGWKDREKKEEMTDDRAWYLIAFDTDNSPVAFSHFRFDVECGEEVLYCYEVQLESHTRRKGLGKFLIQILQLIANSTQMKKVMLTVFKHNHGAYQFFREALQFEIDDSSPSMSGCCGDECSYEILSRRTKYGEGQHSHGGGHCGGCCH, from the exons ATGGGG AGGAAGTCCAACAAAGCTaaagaaaagaagcagaaaaggctTGAAGAAAGAGCTGCAATGGATGCAGTTTGTGCCAAAGTGGAAGCTGCAAACAAG CTTGAAGATCCCCTAGCTTCATTTCCAGTTTTTAAGAAATATGACAGAAATGG GTTAAACCTGACAATTGAATGTCAGCGTGTCTCTTCTATGAAGCCAAGTGTTGTGGAATGGGCCTATGATCTAACCAGAAACAACATGCAGACACT ttatgAGCAGAGTGAATGGGGctggaaagacagagaaaagaaagaagaaatgacAGATGATCGTGCCTGGTACCTCATTGCTTTTGACACAGACAACTCTCCTGTTGCTTTCTCACATTTTCGCTTTGACGTGGAGTGTGGAGAGGAAGTTTTATATTG TTATGAGGTCCAGTTAGAGAGTCATACACGAAGAAAAGGTCTTGGAAAGTTCTTGATTCAGATACTACAGCTTATCGCTAACAG TACTCAGATGAAGAAAGTGATGTTAACAGTATTCAAGCACAATCATGGTGCTTATCAGTTCTTCAGGGAAGCTTTGCA GTTTGAAATTGATGACTCATCACCGAGCATGTCTGGATGCTGTGGGGATGAATGCTCCTATGAGATTCTGAGTCGAAGAACAAAATATGGAGAGGGTCAACATTCTCATGGTGGTGGACATTGCGGGGGCTGCTGCCATTGA
- the naa40 gene encoding N-alpha-acetyltransferase 40 isoform X1, which yields MAPIQRKSNKAKEKKQKRLEERAAMDAVCAKVEAANKLEDPLASFPVFKKYDRNGLNLTIECQRVSSMKPSVVEWAYDLTRNNMQTLYEQSEWGWKDREKKEEMTDDRAWYLIAFDTDNSPVAFSHFRFDVECGEEVLYCYEVQLESHTRRKGLGKFLIQILQLIANSTQMKKVMLTVFKHNHGAYQFFREALQFEIDDSSPSMSGCCGDECSYEILSRRTKYGEGQHSHGGGHCGGCCH from the exons ATGGCCCCGATCCAG AGGAAGTCCAACAAAGCTaaagaaaagaagcagaaaaggctTGAAGAAAGAGCTGCAATGGATGCAGTTTGTGCCAAAGTGGAAGCTGCAAACAAG CTTGAAGATCCCCTAGCTTCATTTCCAGTTTTTAAGAAATATGACAGAAATGG GTTAAACCTGACAATTGAATGTCAGCGTGTCTCTTCTATGAAGCCAAGTGTTGTGGAATGGGCCTATGATCTAACCAGAAACAACATGCAGACACT ttatgAGCAGAGTGAATGGGGctggaaagacagagaaaagaaagaagaaatgacAGATGATCGTGCCTGGTACCTCATTGCTTTTGACACAGACAACTCTCCTGTTGCTTTCTCACATTTTCGCTTTGACGTGGAGTGTGGAGAGGAAGTTTTATATTG TTATGAGGTCCAGTTAGAGAGTCATACACGAAGAAAAGGTCTTGGAAAGTTCTTGATTCAGATACTACAGCTTATCGCTAACAG TACTCAGATGAAGAAAGTGATGTTAACAGTATTCAAGCACAATCATGGTGCTTATCAGTTCTTCAGGGAAGCTTTGCA GTTTGAAATTGATGACTCATCACCGAGCATGTCTGGATGCTGTGGGGATGAATGCTCCTATGAGATTCTGAGTCGAAGAACAAAATATGGAGAGGGTCAACATTCTCATGGTGGTGGACATTGCGGGGGCTGCTGCCATTGA
- the naa40 gene encoding N-alpha-acetyltransferase 40 isoform X3: MQRKSNKAKEKKQKRLEERAAMDAVCAKVEAANKLEDPLASFPVFKKYDRNGLNLTIECQRVSSMKPSVVEWAYDLTRNNMQTLYEQSEWGWKDREKKEEMTDDRAWYLIAFDTDNSPVAFSHFRFDVECGEEVLYCYEVQLESHTRRKGLGKFLIQILQLIANSTQMKKVMLTVFKHNHGAYQFFREALQFEIDDSSPSMSGCCGDECSYEILSRRTKYGEGQHSHGGGHCGGCCH, from the exons atGCAGAGGAAGTCCAACAAAGCTaaagaaaagaagcagaaaaggctTGAAGAAAGAGCTGCAATGGATGCAGTTTGTGCCAAAGTGGAAGCTGCAAACAAG CTTGAAGATCCCCTAGCTTCATTTCCAGTTTTTAAGAAATATGACAGAAATGG GTTAAACCTGACAATTGAATGTCAGCGTGTCTCTTCTATGAAGCCAAGTGTTGTGGAATGGGCCTATGATCTAACCAGAAACAACATGCAGACACT ttatgAGCAGAGTGAATGGGGctggaaagacagagaaaagaaagaagaaatgacAGATGATCGTGCCTGGTACCTCATTGCTTTTGACACAGACAACTCTCCTGTTGCTTTCTCACATTTTCGCTTTGACGTGGAGTGTGGAGAGGAAGTTTTATATTG TTATGAGGTCCAGTTAGAGAGTCATACACGAAGAAAAGGTCTTGGAAAGTTCTTGATTCAGATACTACAGCTTATCGCTAACAG TACTCAGATGAAGAAAGTGATGTTAACAGTATTCAAGCACAATCATGGTGCTTATCAGTTCTTCAGGGAAGCTTTGCA GTTTGAAATTGATGACTCATCACCGAGCATGTCTGGATGCTGTGGGGATGAATGCTCCTATGAGATTCTGAGTCGAAGAACAAAATATGGAGAGGGTCAACATTCTCATGGTGGTGGACATTGCGGGGGCTGCTGCCATTGA
- the naa40 gene encoding N-alpha-acetyltransferase 40 isoform X4, translated as MDAVCAKVEAANKLEDPLASFPVFKKYDRNGLNLTIECQRVSSMKPSVVEWAYDLTRNNMQTLYEQSEWGWKDREKKEEMTDDRAWYLIAFDTDNSPVAFSHFRFDVECGEEVLYCYEVQLESHTRRKGLGKFLIQILQLIANSTQMKKVMLTVFKHNHGAYQFFREALQFEIDDSSPSMSGCCGDECSYEILSRRTKYGEGQHSHGGGHCGGCCH; from the exons ATGGATGCAGTTTGTGCCAAAGTGGAAGCTGCAAACAAG CTTGAAGATCCCCTAGCTTCATTTCCAGTTTTTAAGAAATATGACAGAAATGG GTTAAACCTGACAATTGAATGTCAGCGTGTCTCTTCTATGAAGCCAAGTGTTGTGGAATGGGCCTATGATCTAACCAGAAACAACATGCAGACACT ttatgAGCAGAGTGAATGGGGctggaaagacagagaaaagaaagaagaaatgacAGATGATCGTGCCTGGTACCTCATTGCTTTTGACACAGACAACTCTCCTGTTGCTTTCTCACATTTTCGCTTTGACGTGGAGTGTGGAGAGGAAGTTTTATATTG TTATGAGGTCCAGTTAGAGAGTCATACACGAAGAAAAGGTCTTGGAAAGTTCTTGATTCAGATACTACAGCTTATCGCTAACAG TACTCAGATGAAGAAAGTGATGTTAACAGTATTCAAGCACAATCATGGTGCTTATCAGTTCTTCAGGGAAGCTTTGCA GTTTGAAATTGATGACTCATCACCGAGCATGTCTGGATGCTGTGGGGATGAATGCTCCTATGAGATTCTGAGTCGAAGAACAAAATATGGAGAGGGTCAACATTCTCATGGTGGTGGACATTGCGGGGGCTGCTGCCATTGA